A single region of the Diadema setosum chromosome 14, eeDiaSeto1, whole genome shotgun sequence genome encodes:
- the LOC140237858 gene encoding uncharacterized protein, giving the protein MSKELLFNMLLLMHLLKHADAASGVCPDGWESIGKGCYKYGSSSYVDYDAAVAACSDIGGYPWVMNDNEEASAVLLSDYVRAGKTQYESIWIGCTDKEVEGTFKCADGSQYQGADAPVPS; this is encoded by the exons ATGTCTAAGGAACTACTTTTCAACATGCTTCTGTTGATGCACCTGCTAAAGCACGCAG ACGCCGCAAGTGGTGTGTGTCCTGATGGATGGGAAAGCATAGGCAAGGGATGTTACAAGTATGGTTCCAGCTCCTACGTGGATTATGACGCAGCCGTGGCAGCCTGTAGTGATATTGGGGGTTACCCGTGGGTGATGAACGACAACGAGGAGGCATCAGCAGTTCTGCTGTCAGATTACGTTAGAGCCGGTAAGACGCAGTATGAATCCATCTGGATTGGCTGTACAGACAAAGAGGTAGAAGGAACCTTCAAGTGTGCAGATGGATCGCAATATCAAGGTGCTGAcg CTCCTGTCCCGAGCTAA